The window CAATATTTATCAATGGGATTCCAGTAGCACGAAGTGGAGTTGTTGCCAGCAATAAGAAAACCATGACACCCAACCAGTTACCTTCAATAATACAATTTTTAGTAACAGCTCAAACTACAGAACTATTCATACAGGTTGCAAATTTTCAGCAACGCAATGGAGGCATCATACATCCTGTTTATTATGGGACACCAAAAATTATTGAAAACTTTCATAATAGTTCTATATATCTTCAGCTTTTTGTATTTGCTTCATTGTTCGTAATAGGCATATATCATTTAGGGTTATACTTTATTAACAGGTCAAAGCAAAATATTTTCATGGGACTTTTTTCCCTGGTTGTGGCGTTACGTATTCTTGTTATCAACGAAATGCTTTTAATAAGCCTTTTCAGCCCACCATGGAGCATCAATTTCAGGCTATCATACCTGACCATAACCATAACACCAATACTATTTTGCCATTTTGTAAATAGCATCTATCCTGATAAAATTAAAAAGCTTACAATACGTATAACAGACATTTACTTTGGATTTTTCACTTTATTTGTATGTATTGCTCCTCTTCATGTTATGTCTTCTATGCTGATATTTATACAACTGGCACTGGTATATATTTCCATCTGTCTTCTCATTGTTCTTATTAAAGAAACCAGTAAGAATTTAAAAACAAAACGAATTTTTTATGGTGGTATAATTGTAGGTTTTGCCTGTTTGATAAATGACATTTTGTATTCACATCAAATTATAAAAACGATAAATTCAAGCCATTTTGGCATGCTTATATTTGTTGTAACTCAATCAATGATAGCTTTTGAAGAATATATTATTCAACAACAAAGGCTTGTTGCATTGTCACATGAGATGAATATTGCTAAAAAAATACAAAGAAACATTTTGCCATCTGAACCACCTCATCTTTGGGGCTGCTCAGTTGACATTTTATATTTACCGGTTTCTACCATAAGCGGTGACTTTTATCATTTTTTTGATATCGACAACAAACACGCAGGAATATTTATTGCAGATGTTACCGGACATGGAATACCAGCATCCATGATAGCATCAACTGTTAATATCGCGTTCAAGCTACAATATGATCATGCTGCAAATCCTGATACTGTATTACGTAATATTAATGATCTTTTGATTGGTAAAACTGGTAATCAGCCTATTACTGCATTATACTGTTATCTTGACATGGACAATATGATAGTACATTTATCACGGGCAGGACATCCATATCCATTATATTTTAATTCTACCATAGGTACTGTTGAAGAAATTAAAACCCAGGGAAACGTCATGGGTATATGGCCATCAGCTAATTTTGCCAGTACCCAACTTACTATACATAATGGCGACAAAATAATTCTTTATACTGATGGATTAATAGAAATACGAAATAAACAAAACCATCTGTACAATTTAGATAACCTTAAAAAATCAATCATCAATAATAAACATCTAAAAGGCAGTGAATTTACCAACACACTTGTTAATGAAGTATTACAATGGGCTGGCAGCAAGGAAAACATTACCGACGATATAACTGTAATTACAATAGATGTAGGCTAAAATCTATTTCCAGTTTTTTAAATACTGCTCAAATCCTTTAGAATTTGATTTATTTTGTTCCAGAAAAATTCTGGTTTGCTGCACAATTGTATTTTCTCTTTCAGAACTTAGTTCACCCACCATTACCCTGGTTCGTAAAAACACAAAGTAGGTGTCAAGAACATCAGAGATACAGTATTCATGAATTTCTTCAATCTTCCCTGCTTTGTAAAGATCATACACATCATCGCCGCTCATTTCAACCTTGCCGGGTTTACCTATGACCTTTGCAAGCAAGTTTAACCCACCCTGCATCTTTATTGCACTGTAGTTGGATAACCAATCATGCAGGTCAATATGCTTGGTGCCAAATCTGAAACGGGATGCAAATTTATCTTTAAAATGCCGTTTTGCAGTTACACCAAACCTGAAAGCCATCAGTTCCATTAAAGGAAAATCAAAACCCCTGCCGTTGAATGTAACAAATGAAGCATCGTTATATTCACCTTCTATAACATCCCAGAACTGCCGTACAATCTGTTGGGTCCTGAAATGTGGCTCATCCAATGTACGCATTTTGATTGGAAAAAACTTTTCATCAACTTCAAGCATGGAAACTATTACAGGTAATTGGAATGTAACGGGAATGAACCACGTAGATCCATCCGACACTGTTAATATTTCCTCCTGAAATTTAATAACAGCATCATGTTCGCTGATCGATAGATGAGGATATTTTACCTGTTTTATTAAGTTTGCATCCGGCACTGACTCAATATCAAAAACAACATATTTAACTTTAGATTCCACGCTTTCAACCCTATAAATAAAATGAACGTATCAAAGTTATTAAATTCCTGGATTGCACCATACAACCTTTTACTAAACGTACCCGACAATCATCATCCTGAACTTGGTTCATAGTCATCCTGAATTTACCAATTAACCGTCATCCTGAACCATGTCCTGAATTTATTTCAGGATTGATTCAGCACAGTCATCCTGAACTTGATTCAGGATCTTTTATAACGAAAATGGCGATTCCAGATCAAGCCCGGAATGACGGTGCATAAATAGATTTCCATTAAACCAGGAATACCATTACCAATAAGTAATCGATATGTAAATTCATGAAGCTCTAAAACAATAATATTAAAATAAAAATGCATGTGGAGGTTACCCCACATGCTTTTTAATGAAAACCTGGTATAAATAATTTATTTTCCTTTAAACTTATCTTCCATTTTTTTTATCAGGTCTTTAATGAATGGATCCTGCTCACTTTCACGTGCTTTCTGAATAGCATCATATGAACTTTTTGAACCTATACGTGCTATTCCCAATAATGCTGAATAACGAACATCAGCACTTGGGTCATTCAGTAATGCATTATTGAGGCTTTCTGCACTTTCTTCATTTGCAATCTCGCCCAATGCTATTGCTGCATATAAACGCACTTTCACTCTGTTGTCACTGCGGAGAAGTTCATGTAATTTTGGAAGCGCTGACTTTTCCTTATTATCTGCAATCCACTCTTCTGCAGCAACAACAGTCACTTCATCACTGCTTGAAAGATCAGCTATATATTCCTTAGCACTCTTCTTTGCATTATCCTGGGCCATTCCTCCATCAGAAATTATAACAAACGAAAAGATAATACATAATGTTAGTAACATTATTTTTTTCATTGTGCACCTCTCATTTTTTGACGATATAATTAACGATAGTATATTTTGATGTATAGTATCCTTTTTTTATAAAGAATGTCAATGATTTTCTTATATAAATATATAATTTTTGCGATAGTTACTATTAACAGGAACTATCGCCAGCTAAATTTTTTAAAAGAATAAGCTTTTATGAATACTATACTATTAGTTGACCATACAGACTATAAATACGAATTACAAAAATATCTTGCTCAAAATTATACCGTTTTGATGGCAGACTCAGCATATGATGCCATTACAACATTAAACATGCAGGATGTTGATCTTATAATTTCACAGGTTGAGTTGCCTGGCGATAATGCTTTTGACCTCTATAATTATTTACAAAAGCACTATACCTATATACCGGCAATTATGATTACTGAAAAAGATATGGACACCTTTTTTGATAAAATCTTTATACAGGGTATTGGCAATGTATTGAAGATACCCGTTAATCAAAATGAATTTAACAATCTTGTTACTAAACTAATCACCAGAAAAAATATTTTTGGACTGGAAAATTATATAACCAATATAATTAATACAAATGCCATACGCATTAATGCTTCCATTCAAATCCCGCCTGCGGTTGAAAAAATCCTGGATACCATTGAATCGTGGGGATTTATTATTAAAAATAAAAGTATTGTATATTTAATCCTCAATGAAATGATTATTAATGCTGTGTATCATTCCCATGGATATACCCGTGAAAAGGAAATGCGAATACCCATCCAGCTTAAAGATGGCCAGTTTGTTGATATAACCTTGTGTCATAATACCACCACCTATGCTATAGCAATAACTGATTATCAGGGAACTCTTACCAAAGAAAAAATATTACAGAGTATTCATAAAGCCATTGAACAGGAGCAACTGATTCTTAAAGCAGCCCAAACCGGTGAAGATATCAGTGATAAAATTTCAGAAACTGGACGCGGGATTGACCTTATGCGCAAATTAGCTTCTGAATTTTATTTTATTATTCAACAAAATAAACGAACAGAAATCATCCTGCTTTTTAAATCAGACTCTAATGAAAAGAAATCAAGCTCACTAAAAATTATTGAAGATTTCCACTGATTACTGAGATTCAGCACTTCGACGCAAAAAAGCTGGAATATCCAGATCCTCATGTGAATAATCTTTAACACGCCGTTTTTCATAATCCAATGAAAAAGACTTCATCTGAACAGGAACTTTTTTCTCAACTCTTTCCTTATTATTTCTGCCTTCAATAACCGTTAATGGAGTGCCTGTTGCTCTATCCAGATCATTGGGACGGTTCAACATATTTAGCTTGCGGTCAAACCCGGTTGCTATCACCGTTACTCTAATCTTGTCATCAAGTGCCGGGTCGATAGTTGCCCCAAAAATGATATTTGCATCCGGGTCAACCTGCTTATTAATAATTTCTGTTACTTCATTAACTTCATGTAATGATAGATCATTGCCTCCCGCAATGTTAAGCAGCACTGCCTTTGCCCCGTCAATTCCAGACTCTTCAAGCAGTGGGCTGTTTATAGCCATCTGTGTTGCTTCTATTGCCCTATTTTCACCAACACCAATACCAACTCCCATAATCGCATCACCAGTTTCTTTCATCACAGTTCTGACATCAGCAAAATCAACATTAACAAGGCCCGTAACCATAATGATATCAGCAATGCCCTGTACACCCTGCCTCAAAATATCATCAGCCAGTTTAAATGCCTGATCTATAGGTGTATTGCGGTCAATAATCTTTAACAAAAGGTCATTGGGGATAACAATTATTGTATCAACTTTTTCTTTAAGATTTTTGATCCCTTCCTCTGCATGCTGCATCCTTCTTCGGCCTTCAACACGGAATGGCTTTGTTACAACCCCTACAACCAGCGCACCACATTCTTTTGCCACTTCTGCAACGATTGGCGCAGCACCTGTCCCGGTACCTCCACCCATGCCAGCAGTGATGAATACCATATCTGCCCCTTTTAAGGCTTTTTCCAGTTTATCCCTGTCTTCAAGAGCAGCTTCCCGGCCAATTGATGGATCAGCACCTGCTCCCAACCCTCTGGTCAGCTTACCTCCAATCTGAATCCTGTTCTGAGCTAGCGATGCTTTCAATTGCTGTGCATCAGTGTTCACAACAATATAATCCACTCCTTCAAGGCCCGTTGCAATCATCCTGTTCACTGCATTATTGCCTGCACCTCCAACACCAACAACCTTGATAACAGTATTCATTTGTGGTTCTTCTTCAAATCTAAACATTATTTCCTCCTTTTTAATTATGTCGCATTATTTTTTAAAAAAAATTAATAAAAAATTAAACTCCTATGCCTGTATTATAAATAATCATTAAAAATATGCTTGAGTTTATCTTTAAAACTGGTAAAAGCGCTTTTAGTTTTGCGTGTTTGTCTTACCTGGCTCATTTTGGCACCATATTTCAATAATCCAACACCATTGGCATACACAGGAGTTGAAACAACATCCTTCAATCCGGCAATATTCTCTGGGACCCCAACCCGTACCGGCATACCAAATACTCTTTCGGCTGCCTCTACTGTACCTTCTACCATACTGCCTCCACCCGTCAATACCACACCTGCTGCCAATATTTCCTTTTTACCACTTTTTACCAGTTCGTTATCAATCATTTCCATTATCTCAACCATCCGCGGTTCAATAATCTGTGCCAGCTCATGCCTGAACAGCCTTCGCGGCGCCCTTCCACCAACCGATGGCACCTCAATCGTCTCCGAAGCATCAACCAGGTCAACCACTGCACATCCATATTTCTTCTTTATAACCTCTGCTGAATCAATTGGTGTCCTTAATCCTATGGAGATATCATTGGTAACATGTATGCCGCCAATTCCTAACACTGCTGAATATGCCACACCACCTTCAATAAAAATAATGATATCCGTAGTGCCACCACCAATATCAACAAGCGCCACACCTAAATCTTTTTCGTCGCGGCTCAATGTTGCCTCAGCAGAAGCTAAAGGTGAAAATACTATGTCATTGCAGGTAAATCCAGCTTTATTAATTGATTTCACCAGATTCTGAATGCTTGTTGTAGAGCCGGTAATAATATGCACTTCAGCTTCAAGCCTTACACCAGTCATCCCTATGGGGTCCTTAATCCCGGTCTGGTCATCAACAGCAAATTCTTTAGACAGAACATGAATTATCTCTCTATCCATGGGGATAACGATAGCCTGTGCAGCTTCAATAACCCGTTTCATTTCAAGTGGCGTTATTGTACGGCTTCGGTTTGCAACAGCAACCACACCTCTTGAGTTTTCGCCTTTTATATGCTGCCCGGTAACACCAACAAATACCGAACTTACTTCGCAACCAGCCATTAACTCTGCATCTTCTATGGCTTTAACAATTGAGGAAACAGTATTATCAATATTTACTATAACGCCATTTTTCAAACCTCGTGAAGGTGCAACTCCAACACCCACAACCTCAACCTGTTTATTTTCATTCAAAAATCCAATGACTGCACAGGTTTTTGTTGTACCGATATCCAGTCCCACAAGAATGTTATCTAATATGGTATCTTCTTTCATATCTATCACCATACCACCATTCGTTTTTGTGTCACCATGGCATTACCAGGATAGGCTTTTTTACTATCATATACTCCTACAACAGCATCAAGTAATGAAAGGCCATTGTATGTTTCATCCCAGATACACTGTGATGAAAAGCCATGAAATTGCACATATGATACTTCGGGATCTGTGCAATTAATTATCGAAATCCTGCTTACAATGGCATTGTTTTGTATCATGTTTTTCAAAATAATAAGAATATGTATTATTCTTGGCGAAAGTTTATTATTAATAACTTCAGCCTGGCTTATTTTAATTATCGGTCGGTCATAGGCGTAAACTCTACTGGTTGGGACAATACTCAGATTTGAATCCACTGCAACTGAAACAAGCGAATCTCCTCTATCAAAAAGAATCACAGCCAGTATGTCTTTTTCAACCACCTGTATGGTACATATATTCTTTTCAATATTGACATTATATGATTCAATCATGACATTTTTACTCAAACCCGCATATAATGCTTTCACATCCACAAAAATTTTTCCATCTTTCATAAAAACGCCATGTTGCAATATTTCATGCTGGTCAACATATTTCAATCCCTGTAACCTCACATGAGTTACCTGTACCACATCTGCGTAAGTTGCGGAGGATACAACTCCACATAGCATTAACAATATACAAGTGTAAAATATAACTTTCACTTTACCCCTTTACCATCAATCACTGAAAGAATCTTTGGCCCAACTTTATAAATATCACCAGCACCCAGTGTCAGTATTACATCACCTTTTCTGGCTATTCTGCAAACATATTCTGGAACTTCATCCAGGTGCTGAATAATTTCTACATCTCTTCCTTCATGTTTTTTTACTGCCTGCTGTATCAGCTGGCTGCTGACACCTTCTATTGGTTCCTCTCCCGCTGGATAAATTTCGGTTAACAACAACTCATCAGCCATTGCAAATGCCTGCCCAAATTCATCATACAAATACTGTGTCCGCGAATAACGGTGTGGCTGAAAAATAACTACAACACGCCTTCCCAGCTGTTTTACAGCCTCTAATGTTGCCCATATTTCAGTTGGGTGGTGACCATAATCATCTACTACCATAATACCCTGAGCTTCTCCAATTTTTTCCAGGCGCCTTCCAACACCTTTAAATGCGGCGACAGCATCAGCAA is drawn from Spirochaetota bacterium and contains these coding sequences:
- a CDS encoding SpoIIE family protein phosphatase translates to NSVTPAAESGGGYTIFSMKFFKELSLIYIYHFKTIYCKMTGWKDFLHFSVMILFCIALLSCNTNVSLNPGVNHGIIDLRNSEDTIANPIRLDGAWKFYWNYLIESTEQLKLQNPPIEYIIVPAPWNKQKNFKSYPAHGYGTYHITLLHAKNTIGSIMAIKMPFTYTSHAIFINGIPVARSGVVASNKKTMTPNQLPSIIQFLVTAQTTELFIQVANFQQRNGGIIHPVYYGTPKIIENFHNSSIYLQLFVFASLFVIGIYHLGLYFINRSKQNIFMGLFSLVVALRILVINEMLLISLFSPPWSINFRLSYLTITITPILFCHFVNSIYPDKIKKLTIRITDIYFGFFTLFVCIAPLHVMSSMLIFIQLALVYISICLLIVLIKETSKNLKTKRIFYGGIIVGFACLINDILYSHQIIKTINSSHFGMLIFVVTQSMIAFEEYIIQQQRLVALSHEMNIAKKIQRNILPSEPPHLWGCSVDILYLPVSTISGDFYHFFDIDNKHAGIFIADVTGHGIPASMIASTVNIAFKLQYDHAANPDTVLRNINDLLIGKTGNQPITALYCYLDMDNMIVHLSRAGHPYPLYFNSTIGTVEEIKTQGNVMGIWPSANFASTQLTIHNGDKIILYTDGLIEIRNKQNHLYNLDNLKKSIINNKHLKGSEFTNTLVNEVLQWAGSKENITDDITVITIDVG
- a CDS encoding ribonuclease H-like domain-containing protein; translated protein: MESKVKYVVFDIESVPDANLIKQVKYPHLSISEHDAVIKFQEEILTVSDGSTWFIPVTFQLPVIVSMLEVDEKFFPIKMRTLDEPHFRTQQIVRQFWDVIEGEYNDASFVTFNGRGFDFPLMELMAFRFGVTAKRHFKDKFASRFRFGTKHIDLHDWLSNYSAIKMQGGLNLLAKVIGKPGKVEMSGDDVYDLYKAGKIEEIHEYCISDVLDTYFVFLRTRVMVGELSSERENTIVQQTRIFLEQNKSNSKGFEQYLKNWK
- a CDS encoding HEAT repeat domain-containing protein, whose protein sequence is MKKIMLLTLCIIFSFVIISDGGMAQDNAKKSAKEYIADLSSSDEVTVVAAEEWIADNKEKSALPKLHELLRSDNRVKVRLYAAIALGEIANEESAESLNNALLNDPSADVRYSALLGIARIGSKSSYDAIQKARESEQDPFIKDLIKKMEDKFKGK
- a CDS encoding response regulator → MNTILLVDHTDYKYELQKYLAQNYTVLMADSAYDAITTLNMQDVDLIISQVELPGDNAFDLYNYLQKHYTYIPAIMITEKDMDTFFDKIFIQGIGNVLKIPVNQNEFNNLVTKLITRKNIFGLENYITNIINTNAIRINASIQIPPAVEKILDTIESWGFIIKNKSIVYLILNEMIINAVYHSHGYTREKEMRIPIQLKDGQFVDITLCHNTTTYAIAITDYQGTLTKEKILQSIHKAIEQEQLILKAAQTGEDISDKISETGRGIDLMRKLASEFYFIIQQNKRTEIILLFKSDSNEKKSSSLKIIEDFH
- the ftsZ gene encoding cell division protein FtsZ, with amino-acid sequence MFRFEEEPQMNTVIKVVGVGGAGNNAVNRMIATGLEGVDYIVVNTDAQQLKASLAQNRIQIGGKLTRGLGAGADPSIGREAALEDRDKLEKALKGADMVFITAGMGGGTGTGAAPIVAEVAKECGALVVGVVTKPFRVEGRRRMQHAEEGIKNLKEKVDTIIVIPNDLLLKIIDRNTPIDQAFKLADDILRQGVQGIADIIMVTGLVNVDFADVRTVMKETGDAIMGVGIGVGENRAIEATQMAINSPLLEESGIDGAKAVLLNIAGGNDLSLHEVNEVTEIINKQVDPDANIIFGATIDPALDDKIRVTVIATGFDRKLNMLNRPNDLDRATGTPLTVIEGRNNKERVEKKVPVQMKSFSLDYEKRRVKDYSHEDLDIPAFLRRSAESQ
- the ftsA gene encoding cell division protein FtsA translates to MKEDTILDNILVGLDIGTTKTCAVIGFLNENKQVEVVGVGVAPSRGLKNGVIVNIDNTVSSIVKAIEDAELMAGCEVSSVFVGVTGQHIKGENSRGVVAVANRSRTITPLEMKRVIEAAQAIVIPMDREIIHVLSKEFAVDDQTGIKDPIGMTGVRLEAEVHIITGSTTSIQNLVKSINKAGFTCNDIVFSPLASAEATLSRDEKDLGVALVDIGGGTTDIIIFIEGGVAYSAVLGIGGIHVTNDISIGLRTPIDSAEVIKKKYGCAVVDLVDASETIEVPSVGGRAPRRLFRHELAQIIEPRMVEIMEMIDNELVKSGKKEILAAGVVLTGGGSMVEGTVEAAERVFGMPVRVGVPENIAGLKDVVSTPVYANGVGLLKYGAKMSQVRQTRKTKSAFTSFKDKLKHIFNDYL